In Nymphalis io chromosome 13, ilAglIoxx1.1, whole genome shotgun sequence, one genomic interval encodes:
- the LOC126772923 gene encoding uncharacterized protein LOC126772923 — protein MQICQRIKYRGGPMAVAMRTPHGAATGISFSTCIRRTSFRRSQRAFIDGRTQKESTHTKMHPGFIFITSQLHTYDRSLSKMAAGALREQAGYKRMRTSSAIPQTRQSFSLHAID, from the exons atatgtCAAAGGATCAAGTATCGAGGTGGTCCGATGGCGGTCGCGATGCGAACGCCACACGGGGCGGCGACTGGCATCTCATTTTCTACATGcatc AGGCGCACGAGTTTCCGAAGATCACAGCGAGCTTTCATCGACGGTCGCACACAAAAAGAAAGTACGCACACGAAGATGCACCCGGGTTTCATATTTATCACTTCACAGCTGCACACCTATGATCGATCCTTATCCAAGATGGCCGCCGGCGCGCTGCGCGAACAGGCGGGATACAAGCGCATGCGCACCTCCTCCGCCATACCGCAGACCCGTCAATCTTTTTCACTGCACGCAATTGATTAA